A window of Dehalococcoidia bacterium contains these coding sequences:
- the gatA gene encoding Asp-tRNA(Asn)/Glu-tRNA(Gln) amidotransferase subunit GatA: MDLCYLTIHEAAALLSKREISSRELTQAVLDRIALVEDSVKAYVTLTPELALKQAAHADARIAEGAATPLTGIPVCIKDVICTKGVPTTCSSRMLANFVPPYDASVTRRLLDAGAVMVGKANMDEFAMGSSTENSAFFPTHNPWDLERVPGGSSGGSAAATAAGECIFALGSDTGGSIRQPAGLCGVVGLKPTYGRVSRFGLVAFASSLDQIGPITRDVEDCAIVLNHIGGYDPSDSTSANVEMPDFASFLQRDLKGVRIGVPKEYLPDEMDAGVRQAVVEAIKVMESLGASVDWDVSLPSTPYALAVYYIIAPSEAMANLARYDGVKYGFSYQEGESMWDNMEKTRQFGFGDEVKRRIMLGTFALSAGYYDAYYLKAQKVRTLIRREFDAAFEKYDALVTPVSPTPAFRLGEKVDTPYQMYLSDIFTLPINIAGIPGISVPGGFSEGLPVGVQILAKPFDEGSLFRVAYAYEQATEWHKSRPPL; this comes from the coding sequence CTGGACCTCTGCTATCTCACCATTCACGAAGCGGCGGCGCTCCTCTCGAAACGGGAGATATCCTCCCGCGAGTTGACGCAGGCGGTGCTCGACCGCATCGCCCTGGTGGAGGACAGCGTCAAGGCTTACGTCACGCTCACGCCCGAGCTCGCGCTCAAGCAGGCGGCGCACGCCGACGCCCGCATCGCTGAGGGCGCGGCTACGCCTCTTACGGGCATCCCCGTCTGCATCAAAGATGTCATCTGCACGAAGGGCGTTCCCACTACCTGCTCCTCGCGCATGCTCGCCAACTTCGTCCCCCCGTACGACGCCTCCGTCACGCGACGCCTTCTCGACGCGGGCGCGGTGATGGTGGGCAAGGCAAACATGGACGAGTTCGCGATGGGCTCGTCGACGGAGAACTCGGCCTTCTTCCCCACGCACAACCCGTGGGACCTCGAGCGCGTGCCCGGCGGCTCTTCCGGCGGCTCGGCGGCGGCGACAGCGGCGGGCGAGTGCATTTTCGCCCTCGGCTCCGACACCGGCGGCAGCATTCGGCAGCCGGCGGGGCTTTGCGGCGTCGTCGGACTCAAGCCCACCTACGGCCGCGTCAGCCGCTTCGGCCTCGTCGCCTTCGCCAGCTCGCTCGACCAGATCGGCCCCATTACCCGCGATGTCGAAGACTGCGCTATCGTGCTCAACCACATCGGCGGCTACGACCCCTCCGATTCCACCTCCGCGAACGTGGAAATGCCCGACTTCGCTTCGTTCCTCCAGCGCGACCTCAAGGGCGTACGCATCGGCGTCCCGAAAGAGTACCTCCCCGACGAGATGGACGCGGGCGTGCGGCAGGCCGTTGTGGAGGCGATCAAGGTCATGGAGTCGCTGGGCGCGAGCGTCGATTGGGACGTCTCTCTTCCCAGCACGCCCTACGCTCTCGCCGTGTACTACATCATCGCCCCCAGCGAGGCGATGGCGAACCTCGCCCGCTACGACGGCGTGAAGTACGGCTTCTCCTATCAGGAGGGCGAGAGCATGTGGGACAACATGGAGAAGACGCGCCAGTTCGGCTTCGGCGACGAGGTGAAGCGGCGCATCATGCTCGGCACGTTCGCGCTCTCCGCCGGTTACTACGACGCGTACTATCTTAAGGCTCAGAAGGTGCGCACGCTCATCCGTCGCGAATTCGACGCCGCGTTCGAGAAGTACGATGCGCTGGTAACGCCGGTGAGCCCGACGCCCGCGTTCCGTCTGGGGGAGAAGGTGGACACGCCGTATCAGATGTACCTGAGCGATATCTTCACCCTGCCCATCAACATCGCCGGCATACCGGGGATATCGGTGCCCGGCGGGTTCTCGGAAGGGTTGCCGGTGGGCGTGCAGATACTGGCGAAGCCGTTCGACGAGGGGTCGCTCTTCCGGGTTGCGTACGCGTACGAGCAGGCAACCGAGTGGCACAAGTCCCGCCCGCCGCTGTGA
- a CDS encoding aminotransferase class I/II-fold pyridoxal phosphate-dependent enzyme, with amino-acid sequence MTDYIHCADGTRRGYVSRRINAIAPSGIRRFFDLLAEMDNVISLGVGQPDFVTPDIIRNAAIRSIEEGETHYTSNYGILRLREAISRHIEHHYGVYYDPATEIIVTTGVSEGLNIAMSALVDLGDEVLGPDPHFVAYPPAVVLADGVFVPIPTNDANAFKIRASDMEEGITPRTKAIILGYPANPTGAVMERDDLLAVAEVAEKHNLFVISDEIYDRLVYGGHKHVCVASLPGMRERTVLLGGFSKAYAMTGWRLGYVAARADLVEAMMKAHQYVMMSAPTTSQYAGLEALAHGEEDVRGMVSEYDRRRRLIVKGFNDIGLKCFEPRGAFYAFPSISVTGLSDEAFAEMLLMEEKVAVIPGSAFGECGAGHVRACYAQSYELIEEALERIRRFVERHKHGAR; translated from the coding sequence ATGACCGATTACATTCACTGCGCCGACGGCACCCGTCGCGGCTACGTTTCGCGCCGCATCAACGCCATCGCGCCCTCGGGGATACGCCGCTTCTTCGATCTGCTGGCGGAGATGGACAACGTCATCTCCCTCGGGGTCGGCCAGCCCGACTTCGTGACGCCGGACATCATCCGCAACGCCGCCATCCGCTCCATCGAAGAGGGCGAGACGCATTACACGTCCAACTACGGCATCCTCCGGTTGCGCGAGGCGATCTCCCGCCACATCGAGCACCACTACGGCGTCTACTACGACCCGGCGACGGAGATCATCGTGACCACGGGTGTGAGCGAAGGACTGAACATCGCCATGTCGGCGCTGGTCGACCTAGGCGACGAGGTCCTCGGCCCCGACCCGCACTTCGTGGCCTACCCGCCGGCCGTCGTCCTCGCCGACGGCGTCTTCGTCCCCATCCCCACGAACGATGCCAACGCCTTCAAGATCCGCGCCAGCGACATGGAAGAGGGCATTACGCCCCGCACGAAGGCCATAATCCTCGGCTACCCGGCGAACCCCACGGGAGCCGTCATGGAGCGCGACGATTTGCTGGCGGTGGCGGAGGTGGCCGAGAAGCACAACCTGTTCGTGATCTCCGACGAGATATACGACCGGCTGGTCTACGGCGGCCACAAACACGTCTGCGTCGCCTCCCTGCCCGGCATGCGAGAGCGCACCGTCCTCCTTGGCGGCTTTTCGAAGGCGTACGCCATGACCGGCTGGCGCCTGGGCTACGTCGCCGCCCGCGCCGACCTCGTCGAGGCGATGATGAAGGCGCACCAGTACGTTATGATGTCGGCGCCGACGACCTCGCAGTACGCGGGACTGGAGGCGCTGGCGCACGGCGAAGAAGACGTGCGGGGCATGGTCTCGGAGTACGACAGGCGGCGGCGGCTTATCGTCAAAGGTTTCAACGACATCGGGCTGAAGTGCTTCGAGCCGCGCGGCGCCTTCTACGCCTTCCCCTCGATCAGCGTCACCGGCCTCTCCGACGAGGCGTTCGCGGAGATGCTGCTCATGGAGGAAAAGGTGGCGGTGATACCGGGCTCCGCGTTCGGGGAGTGCGGCGCGGGGCACGTGCGGGCGTGCTACGCGCAGTCGTATGAGCTGATCGAGGAGGCGCTGGAGCGCATCCGCCGCTTCGTGGAGCGCCACAAGCACGGCGCGCGCTAG
- a CDS encoding inositol monophosphatase family protein, which translates to MEEGGRIALNMFRKPQDIAVKGRGNIVTEADLAVEAHVVRILAREFPDHALFSEESHPAGTDVADGWTWVLDPLDGTRNYASGIPFFCINLALCYVGEPVLAVTYDPNHDEMFHAIKGQGVRLNGEPIRVSEKATLQASVLGIDMGYDDIRAGYMLELVRALWPGMQSVRIPGSAALGIAYAACGRYDLFVHNNVFPWDIAAGILLVREAGGIITDRDGGPVSIFSEGIIAGGGHVHSDFLRLAAGRPWRQSGEEGGRT; encoded by the coding sequence GTGGAAGAGGGCGGACGCATCGCCCTCAACATGTTCCGCAAGCCGCAGGACATCGCCGTCAAGGGACGCGGCAATATCGTCACCGAGGCCGACCTCGCAGTCGAAGCCCACGTCGTCCGTATCCTCGCCCGCGAGTTCCCCGACCACGCCCTCTTCTCCGAGGAAAGCCATCCCGCCGGCACGGACGTAGCCGACGGCTGGACGTGGGTCCTCGACCCCCTCGACGGTACGCGCAACTACGCCAGCGGCATCCCCTTCTTTTGCATCAACCTCGCCCTCTGCTACGTTGGGGAACCCGTCCTCGCCGTCACATATGACCCCAACCACGACGAGATGTTCCACGCCATTAAGGGACAGGGTGTGCGGCTAAACGGCGAGCCCATCCGCGTCTCCGAGAAGGCGACGCTCCAGGCGTCCGTGCTCGGCATCGACATGGGCTACGACGACATCCGCGCCGGCTACATGCTCGAGCTCGTGCGCGCCCTCTGGCCGGGGATGCAGAGCGTGCGCATCCCCGGCAGCGCCGCCCTCGGCATAGCATACGCTGCCTGCGGGCGCTACGACCTTTTTGTCCACAACAACGTCTTCCCATGGGATATCGCGGCGGGTATTCTGTTGGTGAGAGAGGCGGGCGGCATCATCACCGATCGCGACGGTGGGCCGGTAAGCATCTTCAGCGAGGGGATCATCGCCGGAGGTGGCCACGTGCACTCCGACTTTCTCCGGCTGGCGGCGGGCAGGCCCTGGCGGCAGAGTGGTGAAGAGGGGGGACGAACATGA
- a CDS encoding DALR anticodon-binding domain-containing protein, which translates to MGRDACRFLFLMRSADATVEFDLELAKQQSAENPVYYVQYAYARIAGILKLARERGIDFSDGDTRLLTQPQELALIRKMLRLPELVEAVARNLAPHHLPHYALDLATAFHDFYERCRVVTDDVPLTKARLKLVEAARLTLWRTLSLMGVAAPERM; encoded by the coding sequence GTGGGGAGGGACGCCTGCCGCTTTCTCTTCCTCATGCGCTCGGCGGACGCCACCGTCGAGTTCGACCTCGAGCTGGCGAAGCAGCAGAGCGCCGAGAACCCCGTGTACTATGTTCAGTACGCTTACGCCCGCATCGCAGGCATCCTCAAGCTGGCGCGCGAACGCGGCATCGATTTCAGCGACGGCGACACGCGCCTGCTCACGCAGCCCCAGGAGCTGGCGCTCATCCGCAAGATGCTGCGCCTCCCCGAGCTCGTGGAGGCGGTAGCGCGCAACCTGGCGCCCCACCACCTGCCGCACTACGCGCTCGACCTGGCGACCGCCTTCCACGACTTCTACGAGCGCTGCCGGGTGGTGACGGACGACGTTCCGCTGACGAAGGCGCGGCTGAAGCTGGTGGAGGCGGCGCGGCTCACGTTGTGGCGGACGCTGTCGCTGATGGGCGTCGCCGCGCCGGAGCGGATGTAG
- a CDS encoding CoA-binding protein: MSDKTALSETSAGSDLEALFRPQSIAVVGASSNVRSQGYEYVEGLVKFGFPGPIYPVNPKLDELLGLKAYPRLQDIPGGVDFVISAVPASAVFELVEGAKEKGVKLIHFFTARFSETGRADAIEMERELRKRTQEAGIRVIGPNCMGLYYPKQRITFDPMVLEEEPGNIGFLSQSGSHAFRVIGRGKNRGLRFSKVISYGNALDLNEVDFLYHFADDPETEIIAAYIEGLRDGKRFFEALRYAASRKPVLVMKGGRTPAGHAAASSHTAALASERSIWRVAVEQAGALEVASLNELIDLLVAYRCAGPVKGRRVAVLGGAGGGTVEAADLCAEAGLELTPVPQEIREALRDKLPHAWDWIGNPLDASILGWGPLRANEMDILGMMAAHPAYDGVLLNFHVERALHRMGLEKLPPEAIEMVARLGRDNDKALVLVVEEPEAREEERVRAVLEARDQLAAAGLAVYPDIERGIRAMGRYVSYEMQRASR, encoded by the coding sequence ATGTCAGACAAGACCGCCCTCTCGGAGACCAGCGCCGGCAGTGATCTCGAAGCCCTCTTTCGACCGCAGAGCATCGCGGTCGTGGGGGCTTCTTCAAACGTGAGGAGCCAGGGCTACGAGTACGTCGAAGGGCTCGTCAAGTTCGGATTCCCGGGCCCGATCTACCCCGTCAACCCCAAGCTCGACGAGTTGCTCGGCCTGAAAGCGTACCCGCGCCTTCAGGACATCCCCGGCGGCGTCGACTTCGTGATTTCCGCCGTCCCCGCGAGCGCCGTCTTCGAACTCGTGGAAGGAGCGAAAGAGAAAGGGGTCAAGCTCATCCATTTCTTCACCGCCCGCTTCAGCGAGACCGGCCGCGCCGACGCCATCGAAATGGAGCGCGAGCTTCGGAAGAGAACGCAGGAAGCAGGTATCCGCGTCATCGGGCCGAACTGCATGGGACTGTATTACCCAAAGCAGCGCATCACCTTCGACCCCATGGTGCTGGAAGAGGAGCCCGGCAACATCGGCTTTCTATCGCAGAGCGGCAGCCACGCCTTCCGGGTCATCGGCAGGGGGAAGAACCGCGGACTGCGCTTCAGCAAGGTCATCAGCTACGGCAACGCCCTCGACTTGAATGAGGTCGATTTCCTCTACCACTTCGCCGATGACCCCGAGACGGAGATCATCGCGGCCTACATCGAAGGCCTGCGCGACGGCAAGCGCTTCTTCGAAGCGCTACGGTATGCGGCCTCCCGCAAGCCGGTGCTGGTGATGAAGGGCGGGCGTACCCCGGCCGGCCATGCCGCCGCCTCCTCACACACCGCAGCCCTCGCAAGCGAACGCTCGATATGGAGGGTCGCGGTCGAGCAGGCGGGCGCGCTCGAGGTCGCGAGCCTGAACGAGCTCATCGACCTGCTGGTGGCCTATCGCTGCGCGGGCCCGGTGAAGGGGCGGCGCGTCGCAGTGCTGGGCGGCGCCGGCGGCGGCACCGTCGAGGCGGCCGACCTCTGCGCCGAGGCCGGCCTTGAGCTAACGCCAGTTCCCCAGGAGATCAGGGAAGCCCTGCGCGACAAGCTCCCGCACGCTTGGGACTGGATCGGCAACCCGCTCGATGCGTCGATACTCGGCTGGGGGCCGCTGCGGGCGAACGAGATGGACATCCTGGGCATGATGGCGGCCCACCCCGCCTACGACGGCGTGCTGCTCAACTTCCACGTCGAGCGGGCGCTGCACCGCATGGGCCTGGAGAAGCTGCCCCCGGAAGCGATAGAGATGGTGGCGCGGCTGGGCAGGGACAACGATAAAGCGCTTGTCCTCGTCGTCGAGGAGCCGGAAGCGCGAGAGGAAGAGCGGGTGAGGGCTGTCCTCGAAGCGCGCGACCAGCTCGCGGCGGCGGGGCTCGCCGTCTACCCCGACATCGAGCGCGGCATCCGGGCGATGGGACGCTACGTGTCGTACGAGATGCAACGCGCGTCCCGCTGA